From one Vannielia litorea genomic stretch:
- a CDS encoding murein hydrolase activator EnvC family protein, giving the protein MIRAALLALLLGAPATAQQADPADIAVEAASLLTRAAAALEEAETRADRVEALTQTVRAYETGLTALRTGLRQAAIREGVLRAMLEARESEVSRLLGVLSTMERSPAPLLLLHPSGPAGTARAAMTLGAVTPGLQAEAAALRAQVEEIALLRVLQESARDTLAEGLHGAQQARLALTRAIDERTDLPRRYVEDPARLRQLLETSDTLAAFASGLSRIEGQTAPENASFDAQKGSLPLPGPATLIRRFEEPDAAGIARPGLLLALYPGTLLTAPAAATIRYTGPLLDYGNVMILEPAPDTLLVLAGLETVYGEPGQIVTAGAPLGLMGGRVTEDEAGEFAEGQPPEAGAERSETLYMELRQGETPVDPTEWFAATKDG; this is encoded by the coding sequence ATGATCCGCGCTGCCCTGCTCGCCCTGCTCCTTGGCGCTCCGGCGACGGCCCAGCAGGCCGACCCGGCGGATATCGCCGTGGAGGCCGCCTCGCTGCTGACACGCGCCGCTGCAGCGCTGGAAGAAGCCGAAACCCGGGCCGACCGGGTCGAGGCGCTGACCCAAACCGTGCGCGCCTATGAAACCGGGCTGACCGCCCTGCGCACCGGGCTGCGGCAAGCCGCAATCCGCGAGGGCGTGCTGCGCGCCATGCTGGAGGCCCGCGAAAGCGAGGTCAGCCGCCTGCTGGGCGTGCTCTCTACCATGGAGCGCTCGCCCGCGCCGCTCCTGCTGCTGCACCCCTCCGGCCCGGCGGGCACCGCCCGCGCCGCGATGACACTGGGCGCGGTCACCCCCGGCCTTCAGGCCGAGGCGGCGGCGCTCAGGGCGCAAGTCGAGGAAATCGCCCTGCTCCGCGTGTTGCAGGAAAGCGCGCGCGACACGCTGGCCGAGGGGCTGCATGGCGCCCAGCAGGCGCGGCTTGCCCTGACCCGCGCGATTGACGAGCGCACCGACCTGCCGCGCCGTTATGTCGAGGACCCGGCCCGCCTGCGCCAGTTGCTGGAGACTTCCGATACGCTCGCAGCCTTCGCCTCCGGCCTCAGCCGGATCGAGGGGCAAACCGCCCCCGAGAACGCCAGCTTCGACGCGCAGAAAGGCAGCCTGCCGCTGCCCGGCCCGGCCACGCTGATCCGCCGCTTCGAAGAGCCGGACGCCGCGGGCATCGCCCGCCCCGGCCTGCTGCTCGCGCTCTATCCCGGCACCCTGCTCACCGCCCCCGCCGCCGCCACGATCCGCTACACCGGCCCGCTGCTCGACTACGGAAACGTGATGATCCTTGAGCCCGCGCCCGACACTCTGTTGGTGCTCGCCGGGCTCGAAACTGTCTATGGTGAGCCTGGCCAGATCGTGACCGCTGGCGCGCCGCTCGGCCTGATGGGCGGGCGGGTGACGGAGGACGAGGCCGGAGAATTTGCCGAAGGTCAGCCACCGGAGGCTGGTGCGGAGCGCAGCGAAACGCTTTATATGGAGCTCAGACAGGGCGAGACCCCGGTGGACCCGACCGAATGGTTCGCCGCGACAAAGGATGGATGA
- a CDS encoding S41 family peptidase: MKKFTMAALGGTLAGVLLSTQIAGPLIAQETDRNASIYEQLDLFGDIFERIRAQYVEEVDEKELIEAAINGMLTSLDPHSSYLSPDDAADMRVQTRGEFGGLGIEVTQEEGFVKVVSPIDDTPADEAGIEAGDFITHVDGESVLGLTLDDAVELMRGPVGSEIIITVVREGVDEPFDVTIVRDTIKLTAVRTRTEGDSVVLRITTFNDQTFPNLEEGLAKAVEEAGGMDAINGIVLDLRNNPGGLLTQAIKVSDAFLEKGEIVSTRGRQAADGDRYNATAGDLAEGKPIVLLINGGSASASEIVAGALQDHRRAIVVGTKSFGKGSVQTVMPLKGDGAMRLTTARYYTPSGRSIQALGVSPDIVVQQPTVNPNAEPEEDEEASAAARRRSEADLRGAISNDSLSEDEIRQIEEERAAAEAAAELRDEDYQLAYAIDLLKGLHALEPAE, translated from the coding sequence ATGAAGAAGTTCACGATGGCCGCGCTGGGCGGCACGCTGGCAGGGGTGCTGCTGAGCACCCAGATCGCCGGCCCGCTGATCGCGCAGGAGACCGACCGCAACGCCTCGATCTACGAGCAGCTCGATCTCTTCGGCGACATCTTCGAGCGGATCCGCGCCCAGTATGTCGAGGAAGTGGACGAGAAAGAGCTAATCGAAGCCGCCATCAACGGCATGCTCACTTCGCTCGATCCGCACTCCTCCTACCTCTCGCCCGATGATGCCGCCGACATGCGCGTGCAGACCCGCGGCGAGTTCGGCGGCCTCGGCATCGAGGTCACGCAGGAAGAGGGTTTCGTAAAGGTCGTCTCCCCGATCGACGACACCCCCGCCGACGAGGCCGGCATCGAGGCTGGCGATTTCATCACCCATGTCGATGGCGAGTCGGTGCTCGGCCTAACGCTCGACGATGCGGTCGAGCTGATGCGCGGCCCGGTCGGCAGCGAGATCATCATCACAGTGGTCCGCGAAGGTGTCGATGAGCCCTTCGACGTGACCATCGTGCGCGACACCATCAAGCTGACCGCCGTGCGCACCCGGACCGAGGGCGATTCGGTGGTGCTGCGGATCACCACCTTCAACGACCAGACCTTCCCCAACCTCGAAGAGGGCCTCGCCAAGGCGGTGGAAGAGGCCGGCGGCATGGATGCGATCAATGGCATCGTGCTCGATCTGCGCAACAACCCCGGCGGCCTGCTGACGCAGGCGATCAAGGTCTCCGACGCCTTCCTCGAGAAGGGCGAAATCGTGAGTACCCGGGGCCGTCAGGCCGCCGATGGCGACCGTTACAACGCCACCGCGGGCGACCTTGCCGAGGGCAAGCCGATCGTGCTGCTGATCAACGGCGGCTCCGCGTCGGCCTCCGAGATCGTGGCCGGTGCGCTTCAGGATCACCGCCGCGCCATCGTGGTCGGCACCAAGAGCTTCGGCAAGGGCTCGGTCCAGACCGTGATGCCGCTCAAGGGTGACGGCGCGATGCGCCTGACCACCGCGCGCTACTACACGCCCTCGGGCCGCTCGATCCAAGCGCTGGGCGTGTCGCCCGACATCGTCGTGCAGCAGCCCACGGTGAACCCCAACGCCGAGCCGGAGGAGGATGAAGAGGCCTCCGCCGCCGCCCGCCGCCGCTCCGAAGCGGACCTGCGCGGCGCAATCAGCAACGACAGCCTGAGCGAAGACGAGATCCGCCAGATCGAAGAGGAACGCGCCGCCGCCGAAGCCGCCGCCGAACTCCGCGACGAGGACTACCAACTCGCCTACGCCATCGACCTCCTGAAAGGCCTCCACGCACTGGAGCCCGCCGAGTAG
- a CDS encoding NYN domain-containing protein gives MFHESTPARTALLIDGDNINAKHAEAILAAAPTGQVARVYVDAAHVQNWRHLAAFEIIHSGQHKNASDILLALDALELALTGGYNYFTLVSSDTDFTHLARRLRKYRCTVNGLGNRDSSGRLGQAFDRFAELPCEDAPLASITATSLDEKIRTVIAMGSRKARGILFTSLGAKMLRTHKITLADIPDPTWRTYVTKRPNLYEVDPPSRGAYIRFLKDGFRANSCE, from the coding sequence ATGTTTCACGAGTCCACTCCCGCCCGCACCGCCCTGTTGATTGACGGCGACAACATCAACGCCAAGCATGCCGAAGCAATCCTCGCAGCGGCGCCAACCGGGCAGGTCGCCCGTGTCTACGTTGATGCCGCGCACGTACAGAATTGGCGGCACTTGGCGGCCTTCGAAATCATACACTCCGGCCAGCACAAAAATGCCTCGGACATCCTGTTGGCGCTTGATGCCCTCGAGCTCGCTCTGACAGGCGGATACAATTACTTTACACTGGTTTCATCTGACACCGACTTCACACATCTCGCCCGCCGCCTGCGAAAGTACCGTTGTACGGTCAACGGATTGGGCAATAGAGATTCTTCCGGTCGTCTTGGGCAGGCGTTCGATAGGTTCGCGGAACTTCCATGCGAAGACGCACCACTCGCGTCCATCACAGCGACCTCGCTGGACGAGAAAATTCGCACCGTCATCGCAATGGGTAGCCGCAAGGCAAGAGGTATCCTTTTCACCTCCCTCGGGGCCAAGATGTTACGAACTCACAAGATCACTCTTGCGGACATTCCTGATCCCACTTGGCGGACCTATGTCACCAAGCGCCCCAATCTTTACGAGGTCGATCCGCCCAGC